One genomic region from Sulfuriflexus mobilis encodes:
- a CDS encoding tetratricopeptide repeat protein: MMHKSRPHRYIANVSRAPARALRPALILSLLVFMTAMLLVTGTEAAMPGDRAMTHGQAVEQAMLHHALLAFAREDYARAHARLLPLAQNGDIEAQFYLGSLYDAGGNGIEANAAMAAHWFQRAARHGHVDAQYNMGVAYANGDGVVQDTVNAVRWWRRAANNGSLNAQFNLGIVYLRGDGIRQDANEAFSWWQMAARQGDPAAQFNLGALYANGQGVTADMQKALMWWRRAADQGFAQAIQLLRERPGMGEVASRR; encoded by the coding sequence ATGATGCACAAGTCCCGACCGCACCGTTATATCGCCAACGTAAGCCGCGCGCCTGCTCGAGCCCTGCGCCCTGCGTTAATCCTTTCCCTGCTGGTCTTTATGACGGCCATGCTCCTTGTTACCGGCACAGAGGCCGCCATGCCCGGAGACCGGGCCATGACACATGGACAGGCGGTCGAGCAGGCCATGTTGCACCATGCGCTTTTGGCCTTCGCCCGCGAGGACTATGCCCGCGCCCATGCCCGCCTGTTGCCGCTGGCACAAAACGGTGATATCGAGGCGCAATTTTATCTGGGCAGCCTCTACGATGCCGGCGGTAACGGCATCGAGGCCAATGCGGCGATGGCGGCACACTGGTTCCAGCGCGCCGCCAGACATGGGCACGTCGATGCGCAATACAATATGGGTGTGGCCTATGCCAACGGTGACGGTGTCGTGCAGGACACCGTGAATGCCGTACGCTGGTGGCGCAGGGCCGCCAATAACGGCAGCCTCAATGCCCAGTTCAATCTCGGTATTGTTTATCTGAGGGGTGACGGCATCAGACAGGATGCCAATGAGGCCTTTTCCTGGTGGCAGATGGCTGCCAGGCAAGGTGACCCGGCGGCGCAGTTCAATCTCGGTGCCCTGTATGCGAATGGTCAGGGCGTGACAGCAGACATGCAAAAGGCCCTGATGTGGTGGCGGCGTGCCGCGGACCAGGGTTTTGCACAGGCCATTCAACTCTTACGTGAGCGGCCAGGCATGGGCGAGGTGGCCAGCCGTCGTTGA
- a CDS encoding DUF4870 domain-containing protein, with protein sequence MRRTGFLLGLLGLVMFIGGVVSFFVAYFHSSQENEAGRLRLQVNQGYQSAAIRVDNRQRVRLAVRMQVTSRSVQEIDRAEGKGFQARYRFPLRVDVKDPEGKLLHSYECDLAWDRCGNRSQKNADINSQGGSLQVTHQLDSFGVGAAEAIHLEALLGSDNRYAATASNVQLIIYDQVESPGGWYISGFALCLLGPILFIVGLLMFLLAPTAKGAMPAAPTEDTPTDVSSRNMAMAVHLSALIAWVGVPFGHIIGPLVVWLTQKDKSAFIDRHGRESLNFQLSITLYSLLALVLCFIFIGCLLLLAIFVMHLTLSIIAAMHANEGQHYRYPMTIRFIP encoded by the coding sequence ATGCGCAGAACGGGTTTTCTCTTGGGTCTGCTCGGCCTGGTCATGTTTATCGGCGGGGTGGTGAGTTTTTTCGTGGCCTACTTTCATTCCTCGCAGGAGAACGAGGCCGGACGCCTCCGCCTGCAGGTGAACCAGGGCTACCAGAGCGCCGCTATCCGGGTCGATAACCGGCAACGGGTGCGCCTGGCGGTACGCATGCAGGTCACGAGTCGTTCGGTGCAGGAAATAGACCGAGCAGAAGGCAAGGGGTTTCAGGCCCGTTATCGTTTTCCCTTGCGGGTGGATGTGAAAGACCCTGAAGGCAAACTCCTGCATAGCTATGAATGTGATCTTGCCTGGGACCGTTGCGGCAACCGCTCGCAAAAGAACGCCGACATTAATAGTCAGGGTGGCAGCCTGCAGGTCACACACCAACTCGACAGCTTCGGGGTCGGCGCGGCCGAGGCGATTCACCTGGAGGCCCTGCTCGGTAGTGACAACCGCTACGCCGCCACGGCCAGTAACGTGCAGCTCATTATCTATGATCAGGTCGAGAGTCCTGGCGGCTGGTACATCAGTGGTTTTGCCTTATGCCTGCTCGGCCCGATCCTGTTTATTGTCGGCCTGCTCATGTTCCTCCTCGCCCCGACCGCAAAGGGCGCAATGCCTGCAGCACCCACCGAGGACACGCCGACGGATGTCAGTAGCCGCAACATGGCCATGGCCGTACACCTGAGTGCCCTCATAGCCTGGGTCGGAGTCCCGTTCGGGCATATCATTGGCCCACTGGTGGTATGGCTGACACAAAAGGACAAGTCCGCGTTTATCGACCGGCATGGCCGGGAATCGCTCAATTTCCAACTCAGTATCACCCTCTATTCGCTGCTGGCCTTGGTGTTGTGTTTTATCTTTATCGGCTGCCTGTTACTGCTGGCGATCTTCGTTATGCACCTGACCCTGAGTATCATCGCCGCCATGCATGCCAACGAGGGCCAGCATTACCGTTATCCGATGACGATCAGGTTTATTCCCTGA
- a CDS encoding 2-hydroxyacid dehydrogenase: protein MRGIFLDKSSLDRDDLDFSALNNAVDTWYNYEVTAPHELAERLRDVEVVVTNKVVLDEQAITTANALRLICIAATGTNNVDLDAARRAGIAVCNVERYATPSVAQHTFALILSLTRRLTEYAQAIDRGDWQRSEQFCLLDYPIRELNGLTLGIIGYGELGQAVARTAACFGMHVIIAQRPGGKGPATERVDLATLLGQADIVSLHCPLADNTRNLIGAGELALMKQDALLINTARGGIVDEVALALAIAEGRIGGAGIDVLAEEPPKPDSPLLAIDSPRLLLTPHVAWASRAARQRLLDEVVENIRAFVHGEPRYRIV, encoded by the coding sequence ATGCGGGGCATTTTTCTCGATAAAAGCTCTCTCGACCGTGACGACCTCGACTTTTCGGCGCTAAATAACGCCGTTGACACATGGTACAACTACGAGGTAACGGCGCCACATGAACTGGCCGAACGGCTGCGTGATGTCGAGGTCGTGGTGACGAACAAGGTGGTGCTCGACGAACAGGCCATCACCACGGCCAATGCCCTGCGGCTCATTTGCATCGCCGCCACCGGCACCAATAATGTCGACCTTGATGCCGCCCGCCGCGCGGGTATTGCCGTGTGTAATGTTGAACGCTATGCCACGCCCTCGGTGGCACAACACACCTTTGCCCTGATCCTGTCGCTGACCCGACGCCTCACTGAATACGCACAGGCGATTGACCGTGGTGACTGGCAACGCAGTGAACAGTTCTGCCTGCTCGACTATCCGATACGTGAACTGAACGGGCTGACGCTTGGCATTATCGGTTACGGTGAACTCGGCCAGGCCGTGGCCAGGACGGCGGCGTGTTTTGGCATGCACGTCATCATTGCGCAACGCCCCGGAGGCAAGGGCCCCGCAACGGAGCGGGTAGACCTGGCTACATTATTAGGTCAGGCCGATATCGTCAGCCTGCATTGTCCACTGGCCGATAACACCCGTAACCTGATCGGTGCCGGTGAACTGGCCCTGATGAAACAAGACGCCTTGCTGATCAATACCGCCCGCGGTGGCATTGTCGATGAGGTGGCACTGGCACTGGCCATTGCCGAAGGCCGCATCGGCGGTGCCGGTATTGACGTGCTGGCCGAGGAACCCCCAAAGCCTGACAGCCCCTTGCTGGCTATCGATTCGCCGCGCCTGCTGCTGACGCCGCACGTGGCCTGGGCAAGTCGTGCCGCGCGACAACGGCTGCTCGATGAAGTCGTCGAGAATATCCGCGCCTTTGTTCACGGCGAACCACGTTATCGCATCGTGTGA
- a CDS encoding dienelactone hydrolase family protein — protein MRTTLKSLLVSVLCTALFAPLPAQAELPWWWSEAWWNAGQLEVPANHPVKTEWSSVINPGVEDIEIPIMIARPDDNKKYPAVLFQHGRRGLDDLIQLHVKRLAAQGFVVVAADVFSGRFIEKYPIEHDYAVEGDVNKALDFLMARKDISSKQACVYSHTRGGYMSLKVAVKYQRQDNDLACYVSYYPHFQDPNAPEAMQVYRYALEADELKIPTLIFIGEDEQYQRRRPIEMATASLQKKKRPVRLIIYPGVGRGFDFRPDNVRTFADDLAAKDAIQRASRFMKQNLQ, from the coding sequence ATGCGCACAACCTTGAAATCGCTTTTAGTTTCAGTGCTTTGCACTGCCCTTTTTGCCCCCCTCCCGGCGCAAGCCGAACTGCCCTGGTGGTGGAGTGAGGCCTGGTGGAACGCCGGTCAGCTTGAGGTCCCGGCCAATCACCCGGTAAAAACCGAGTGGTCGAGCGTGATCAATCCTGGTGTTGAGGATATCGAGATCCCGATCATGATCGCCCGCCCGGACGACAATAAAAAATACCCGGCAGTACTCTTCCAACATGGCCGCCGTGGCCTTGATGACCTGATCCAGTTACACGTCAAACGCCTGGCCGCACAGGGATTTGTAGTGGTGGCCGCAGACGTCTTCAGTGGTCGCTTTATCGAGAAATACCCGATTGAACACGACTATGCGGTGGAAGGTGATGTCAACAAGGCGCTGGACTTCCTCATGGCGCGCAAAGATATCAGCAGCAAGCAGGCCTGTGTTTATTCACATACGCGTGGCGGTTACATGAGCCTGAAGGTCGCGGTGAAATACCAGCGCCAGGACAATGACCTGGCCTGCTATGTCTCTTACTACCCACACTTTCAAGACCCGAATGCCCCTGAGGCCATGCAGGTGTACCGTTATGCGCTTGAGGCCGATGAGCTGAAGATCCCGACCCTGATCTTTATCGGCGAGGACGAGCAATATCAGCGTCGCCGCCCGATTGAAATGGCGACGGCCTCCCTGCAGAAAAAGAAACGCCCGGTACGCCTGATTATTTATCCCGGTGTCGGACGTGGCTTTGATTTCCGTCCGGACAACGTGCGTACCTTTGCCGATGACCTGGCCGCCAAGGATGCCATTCAACGTGCATCACGGTTTATGAAACAAAACCTGCAATAG
- a CDS encoding AAA family ATPase — MDPQRDLELLLTSHIPIIIIETHEERRVMKMLSRMLVKQARPLFQWTITEGLARIDIQLGTQRHNSEPDQVLRHIKSAEINAVYVLADFHPYLDTPMHVRLLKDIALDAPITDSHIILMSHGVEVPDELQKFSARFVLALPDKKELEKLVRDTADEWLLKHPGKQVQTDRKTLDALINNLSGLSLRDARRLARNAIFDDGAITQSDLPKVMKAKYDLLNTDGVLAFEYDTADFSDVGGLSRLKAWLEQRRAVFHGELPRPGMDIPKGILLLGVQGCGKSLAAKAVAGIWNVPLLRLDFGALYNKYHGESERNLREALKTAEIMAPCVLWMDEIEKGIAVGDNDGGTSRRMLATLLTWMAEKKSPVFIVATANDIERLPPELVRKGRFDEIFFVDLPTTEARQTIFTVHMKRRGITPEEFDLPLLVSQSEGFSGAEIEQAIVAALYAAHAQAQTLRNQHLLDELQQTRPLSVVMAEPIARLRSWAADRTVASD, encoded by the coding sequence ATGGACCCGCAACGTGACCTTGAGCTGCTGCTCACCTCACACATCCCCATCATCATCATCGAGACCCATGAGGAACGTCGGGTGATGAAGATGCTCAGCCGCATGCTGGTGAAGCAGGCCCGACCGCTGTTCCAGTGGACTATCACCGAGGGCCTGGCCCGGATCGATATCCAGTTGGGTACCCAACGCCATAATAGCGAACCCGACCAGGTACTGCGGCATATCAAGTCGGCAGAGATAAATGCCGTCTACGTGCTGGCTGACTTTCACCCCTACCTCGACACCCCCATGCATGTGCGCCTGCTCAAGGACATTGCCCTCGATGCCCCGATTACCGACTCGCATATCATTCTTATGAGTCATGGTGTTGAAGTGCCCGATGAGTTACAAAAATTCAGCGCCCGCTTTGTACTCGCCCTGCCTGATAAAAAAGAATTGGAAAAACTCGTCCGTGACACGGCCGATGAGTGGTTACTCAAGCACCCCGGCAAACAGGTGCAAACCGATCGCAAGACACTCGATGCCCTGATTAATAATCTTTCCGGTTTAAGCCTGCGCGATGCGCGACGCCTGGCACGCAACGCGATCTTTGATGATGGTGCAATCACGCAAAGTGACCTGCCCAAAGTCATGAAGGCCAAATATGATCTGCTCAATACCGATGGTGTGCTCGCCTTTGAATATGATACCGCTGACTTTTCCGATGTGGGCGGCCTGTCCAGGCTAAAGGCCTGGCTGGAACAGCGCCGCGCCGTATTCCATGGCGAATTGCCCAGACCCGGCATGGATATCCCCAAGGGTATCCTGCTACTCGGTGTACAGGGTTGCGGCAAGAGTCTTGCCGCCAAGGCGGTCGCCGGGATATGGAACGTGCCCCTGTTACGTCTCGACTTCGGCGCGTTGTATAACAAGTATCATGGAGAGAGTGAACGCAATCTGCGCGAGGCACTGAAGACGGCAGAAATTATGGCACCGTGCGTATTATGGATGGACGAGATTGAAAAAGGCATTGCCGTCGGTGATAACGATGGCGGTACCTCGCGGCGCATGCTCGCTACCCTGTTAACCTGGATGGCCGAAAAGAAAAGTCCTGTATTCATTGTTGCCACGGCCAATGATATCGAGCGTCTGCCGCCTGAACTGGTTCGCAAGGGGCGCTTTGATGAAATCTTTTTTGTTGACCTGCCAACAACCGAGGCACGACAGACCATCTTTACCGTGCACATGAAACGCCGCGGTATAACGCCGGAAGAATTTGACCTGCCGCTACTGGTCAGTCAGAGCGAGGGCTTCTCCGGCGCCGAGATCGAACAGGCCATTGTCGCTGCCCTGTATGCCGCACATGCACAAGCGCAGACACTCCGTAACCAGCACCTGCTCGATGAACTCCAACAGACCAGGCCACTTTCCGTGGTCATGGCCGAACCGATTGCCCGCCTGCGTAGCTGGGCGGCAGACCGTACGGTTGCCAGTGACTAG
- a CDS encoding Rrf2 family transcriptional regulator, whose translation MKISSKARYAIQSMLQLALSPGGAPVTLTQLTQQQGISPSYLEQLLAGLRGQALVTGVRGPGGGYRLARTADKISIEDIIVSVHEEHVTRPPQSGHADSLYNEMWWDLSERLQTFLTGISLADLMAREDVQQHLHEQRLLKGRQPGQLSDRQRNSA comes from the coding sequence ATGAAGATTTCATCTAAGGCACGTTATGCAATCCAGTCGATGTTGCAATTGGCCCTGAGCCCCGGGGGTGCCCCCGTCACCCTGACGCAACTCACTCAGCAACAGGGTATCTCACCTTCCTATCTCGAGCAGTTACTGGCCGGCCTGCGTGGGCAGGCCCTGGTAACCGGTGTTCGGGGGCCGGGTGGTGGATATCGCCTGGCGCGCACGGCGGACAAGATATCTATTGAGGATATTATCGTCTCGGTACACGAGGAGCACGTCACCCGGCCACCCCAGTCCGGGCATGCAGACAGCCTGTACAACGAGATGTGGTGGGACCTGAGCGAACGCCTGCAGACGTTTTTAACCGGTATCAGTCTGGCCGATCTCATGGCCCGTGAGGATGTACAGCAACACCTGCATGAGCAGCGTTTGCTCAAGGGACGGCAGCCTGGTCAGTTGTCAGACCGCCAGCGTAATAGCGCCTGA
- a CDS encoding CBS domain-containing protein, with translation MRIGDIMNTDVKTAMPDSSIHEVAITMCFNRISGMPVVDVNDVVVGVISEKDILRAMYPGVNEYMEQGCLNFETLEESYTDVLNYHVAELMSDKVFSMTPDLPVLKAASIMCLNSIRRTPVSDKGRLVGIVTLGDVHKAVFQQSLARRSANLEKLTFSRPLASGGPH, from the coding sequence ATGCGAATCGGCGATATTATGAATACAGATGTGAAAACGGCCATGCCGGATTCCAGTATCCACGAGGTCGCCATCACCATGTGTTTTAACCGCATCAGCGGTATGCCGGTGGTGGATGTCAACGATGTGGTGGTGGGGGTGATCTCGGAGAAGGATATACTCCGCGCCATGTATCCGGGTGTGAATGAATACATGGAACAGGGATGCCTTAATTTTGAGACCCTGGAAGAGAGTTACACCGACGTGCTGAATTATCACGTCGCCGAACTCATGAGCGACAAGGTCTTCAGCATGACGCCCGACCTGCCGGTGCTCAAGGCCGCATCCATCATGTGCCTGAACAGTATCCGGCGCACACCGGTGAGTGACAAGGGAAGACTGGTGGGCATTGTTACCCTTGGCGATGTGCACAAGGCGGTATTTCAGCAAAGCCTTGCCAGGCGTTCCGCGAATCTGGAAAAGCTTACCTTCTCAAGACCGCTGGCGTCGGGCGGGCCACACTAG
- a CDS encoding YgaP family membrane protein, translating to MSIDRLVFVIAGTFILASVALTHYHNPNWMWLTVFVGANLLQAGFTRFCPLAMILKKFCGAKPGNAFD from the coding sequence ATGAGCATTGATCGTCTGGTTTTTGTCATCGCCGGTACCTTTATCCTCGCCAGCGTCGCCCTGACCCACTACCACAACCCAAACTGGATGTGGCTGACCGTATTTGTTGGCGCCAACCTGCTACAGGCCGGTTTCACCCGCTTCTGCCCGCTGGCCATGATCCTGAAGAAGTTCTGCGGCGCCAAGCCCGGCAACGCCTTCGACTAG
- the argA gene encoding amino-acid N-acetyltransferase: protein MSKTDNHQAFVDWFRHSSPYIHAFRGRMFVIALGGEAVADTGFAELVQDLALLNSLGVKLVLVHGARPQIEQRLREAGAKIEYVNGLRLTDDEALPCVKQAVATVRVEIEALLSMGLAHSPMANARIRVASGNLVTARPLGILDGVDYLHTGEVRRIDVRGIEQHHAHNAIVLLSPLGYSPTGEVFNLSAEEVATSAAVQLQADKLIFLTEDNGPKGVRKQLLRQLSVKEAEQFLARKKKLTGDFVHYMQSAIHACRHGVQRTHLVDRHINGGLLLELFTRDGIGTLITDDLYEGTRRAGIDDVGGILELISPLEAEGTLVRRSRERLETEIEHFTVVERDGLIIACAALYPTENKDFAELACLAVHPDYRNEGRGDTLLACIEQEALARDVQQLFVLTTRTAHWFRERGFSHAGLDALPVKRRSLYNYQRNSKIFIKPLA, encoded by the coding sequence GTGAGCAAGACTGATAACCACCAAGCATTCGTCGACTGGTTCCGCCATTCCTCGCCCTACATACATGCCTTTCGTGGTCGCATGTTTGTCATCGCCTTGGGTGGCGAGGCCGTGGCCGATACAGGGTTTGCCGAACTGGTACAGGACCTCGCCCTGCTCAACAGCCTCGGCGTGAAACTCGTGCTCGTGCACGGCGCACGTCCGCAGATCGAGCAACGTCTGCGCGAGGCCGGGGCCAAGATCGAATACGTTAATGGTTTGCGTCTGACGGATGACGAGGCCCTGCCCTGCGTGAAGCAGGCGGTGGCCACCGTACGCGTCGAGATCGAGGCGCTGTTATCCATGGGCCTGGCCCATTCACCGATGGCCAATGCCAGGATCCGCGTTGCCTCGGGTAACCTCGTTACCGCACGCCCACTCGGTATCCTCGATGGTGTCGATTACCTGCACACCGGCGAGGTACGCCGCATTGATGTCCGTGGTATTGAACAACACCATGCGCACAATGCCATCGTCTTGCTCTCGCCCCTGGGGTATTCGCCCACTGGCGAGGTCTTTAACCTGAGTGCCGAAGAGGTTGCCACCTCGGCGGCCGTGCAGTTGCAGGCCGACAAGCTGATCTTCCTCACCGAGGACAATGGTCCGAAGGGTGTGCGCAAACAGCTCTTGCGCCAGTTATCCGTGAAGGAGGCTGAACAGTTTCTTGCACGGAAAAAGAAACTGACCGGTGACTTCGTTCACTACATGCAAAGTGCAATTCATGCCTGCCGGCATGGCGTGCAGCGCACACACCTCGTTGATCGTCACATTAACGGTGGCCTGTTACTGGAACTGTTTACCCGTGACGGTATCGGCACGCTGATCACCGACGACCTTTATGAGGGTACGCGTCGCGCCGGCATTGATGATGTCGGCGGCATACTCGAATTGATCAGCCCGCTCGAGGCAGAAGGGACCCTTGTGCGGCGTTCACGCGAGCGCCTGGAAACCGAGATTGAACACTTCACCGTGGTCGAACGCGACGGCCTGATCATCGCCTGCGCCGCACTCTACCCGACGGAGAACAAGGACTTTGCCGAACTGGCCTGCCTCGCCGTGCACCCGGATTACCGGAATGAAGGCCGTGGCGACACCCTCCTCGCCTGTATCGAACAGGAGGCCCTCGCCCGTGACGTACAACAGTTGTTCGTACTCACCACACGTACCGCACACTGGTTCCGCGAACGCGGTTTCAGTCATGCCGGACTGGATGCCTTGCCGGTAAAACGCCGCTCGCTGTATAACTACCAGCGCAACTCGAAGATCTTTATCAAGCCTCTAGCCTGA
- the ilvD gene encoding dihydroxy-acid dehydratase produces MSEKLNKFSSRITEPKSQGASQAMLYGTGLGKADMAKPEIGIASVWWEGNTCNMHLNDLAAVVKKGVVEADMVGMRFNTIGVSDGISMGTSGMSYSLQSREIIADSIETVMGGQWYDGLVTIPGCDKNMPGALIAMGRLNRPAIMVYGGTIKPGHLKDQTLDIVSAFQSYGEFLAGKISDDERQGIVENACPGAGACGGMYTANTMASAIEALGMSLPYSSSTPAVDQGKLDECLRAGAAVRNLLEKDIKPRDIMTREAFENAIVIIMALGGSTNAVLHIIAMARAVDVDVSIDDFQTVSDRIPFIADLKPSGKYVMEDLHNVGGIPAVMKYLLEKGLLNGDCLTVTGKTIAENLADLPGLTEGQDVILPLEKPIKQTAHIQILKGSLAPGGSVAKITGKEGLRFVGPARVYDCEEDMLKGLEDGQIQKGDVIVIRNEGPKGGPGMPEMLTPTSAIMGAGLGKDVALITDGRFSGGSHGFIIGHVVPEAQEGGPIALVRDGDEITIDAESRVLDVAVSEQEMAKRRAEWVMPPYKATRGTLYKFIKNVKNASEGCVTDE; encoded by the coding sequence ATGAGCGAAAAACTCAATAAATTCAGTTCCCGTATCACCGAGCCCAAGTCACAGGGCGCCTCACAGGCCATGCTCTACGGCACCGGCCTCGGCAAGGCCGACATGGCCAAGCCCGAGATTGGCATCGCCAGCGTCTGGTGGGAAGGTAATACCTGTAACATGCACCTGAACGACCTCGCCGCCGTGGTGAAAAAGGGTGTGGTCGAGGCCGATATGGTCGGCATGCGCTTCAATACCATTGGCGTTTCCGACGGTATCTCCATGGGCACCAGTGGCATGAGCTACTCGCTGCAATCCCGCGAGATCATCGCCGATTCCATCGAGACCGTCATGGGCGGTCAGTGGTACGACGGTCTGGTAACCATCCCCGGTTGTGACAAAAATATGCCCGGCGCGCTGATCGCCATGGGTCGCCTGAACCGCCCCGCGATCATGGTTTACGGCGGCACCATCAAACCGGGCCACCTGAAAGACCAGACCCTCGACATCGTCTCGGCCTTCCAGAGTTACGGCGAGTTTCTGGCCGGTAAAATTTCGGATGACGAGCGTCAGGGTATTGTCGAGAACGCCTGCCCGGGTGCGGGTGCCTGTGGGGGCATGTACACCGCCAACACCATGGCCTCGGCGATCGAGGCGCTGGGCATGAGCCTGCCGTACAGTTCCTCCACCCCGGCCGTCGATCAGGGCAAGCTCGACGAGTGTCTCCGTGCCGGTGCCGCCGTGCGTAACCTTCTCGAGAAAGACATCAAGCCACGCGACATCATGACCCGCGAGGCCTTCGAAAACGCCATTGTTATTATTATGGCACTCGGTGGTTCCACCAATGCGGTACTGCATATTATCGCCATGGCGCGAGCCGTTGATGTCGATGTCAGCATTGATGACTTCCAGACCGTCTCTGATCGCATCCCGTTCATTGCCGATCTGAAACCCTCCGGCAAGTACGTCATGGAAGACCTGCACAACGTCGGTGGCATTCCGGCCGTGATGAAGTACCTGCTCGAAAAGGGCCTGCTCAATGGTGACTGCCTGACCGTGACCGGCAAGACCATCGCCGAGAACCTCGCCGACCTGCCGGGCCTGACCGAGGGCCAGGACGTGATCCTGCCGCTGGAGAAGCCTATCAAGCAGACCGCGCACATTCAGATCCTGAAGGGCTCGCTGGCCCCGGGTGGTTCGGTGGCCAAGATCACCGGCAAGGAGGGCCTGCGCTTTGTTGGCCCGGCGCGTGTCTATGACTGCGAGGAAGACATGCTCAAGGGTCTCGAAGACGGCCAGATCCAGAAGGGCGATGTCATCGTCATTCGTAACGAGGGCCCGAAGGGTGGCCCCGGCATGCCGGAAATGCTCACGCCGACCTCCGCCATCATGGGCGCCGGCCTCGGCAAGGACGTGGCACTCATTACCGATGGCCGCTTCTCCGGCGGCTCGCACGGTTTCATCATCGGCCACGTTGTGCCCGAGGCACAGGAGGGCGGGCCGATAGCGTTGGTCAGAGATGGCGACGAGATCACCATCGACGCTGAAAGCCGTGTATTGGACGTCGCCGTCTCCGAACAGGAAATGGCGAAGCGCAGGGCCGAGTGGGTCATGCCGCCGTACAAGGCCACGCGTGGCACACTCTACAAGTTCATCAAAAACGTCAAGAACGCCTCCGAGGGCTGTGTGACGGACGAGTAA